The following proteins come from a genomic window of Tenebrio molitor chromosome 9, icTenMoli1.1, whole genome shotgun sequence:
- the Mhc gene encoding myosin heavy chain, muscle isoform X35 — protein sequence MPKPVVQEGDDPDPTPYLFVSLEQKRIDQTKPYDAKKSCWVPDEKEGFVLGEIKGTKGDLVTVGLPGGEEKNFKKDQVTQVNPPKYEKAEDMSNLTYLNDASVLHNLKQRYYNQLIYTYSGLFCVAINPYKRFPVYTNRCAKLYRGKRRNEVPPHIFAISDGAYVNMLTNHENQSMLITGESGAGKTENTKKVIAYFATVGASSKKTEEQSKKGNLEDQVVQTNPVLEAFGNAKTVRNDNSSRFGKFIRIHFGPTGKLAGADIETYLLEKARVISQQSLERSYHIFYQIMSGAVPGLKDQCLLSNDIYEYNFVSQGKVTIPNVDDAEELELTDQAFDVLGFTQEEKDNIYRITASVMHMGCMKFKQRGREEQAECDGTEEGERVAKLLGVEAPALYNALCKPRIKVGAEFVTQGRNVNQVSYSVGAMSKAMFDRVFKYLVKKCNETLDTKQKRQHFIGVLDIAGFEIFDFNGFEQLCINFTNEKLQQFFNHHMFVLEQEEYTREGITWAFIDFGMDLLACIELIEKPMGILSILEEESMFPKATDKTFEEKLNTNHLGKSPNFLKPKPPKPGQQAAHFAIGHYAGNVPYNITGWLEKNKDPLNDTVVDLFKKGTNKLLVDIFADHPGQSGAPDAGGGKGRGKKGGGFATVSSAYKEQLNNLMATLRSTQPHFVRCIIPNELKQPGVIDSHLVMHQLTCNGVLEGIRICRKGFPNRMVYPDFKLRYMILAPATMAAEADPKEAARKCLEEVGLDPDSYRIGHTKVFFRAGVLGQMEELRDERLGKIVTWMQSWVRGYLSRKEFKKLQEQRLALQVCQRNLRKYLKLRTWPWYKLWQKVKPLLNVTRIEDEIAKLEEKAAKAQEAYEREAKAKKELEGLYSKLLAEKTDLLSSLEGEKGSLSEVQERANKLQAQKSDLESQLSETQDRLSQEEDARNQLTQQKKKLEQEISGYKKDIEDIELNLQKSEQDKATKDHQIRNLNDEIAHQDELINKLNKEKKLSGESSQKIAEELQAAEDKVNHLNKVKAKLEQTLDELEDSLEREKKLRGDVEKSKRKVEGDLKLTQEAVADLERNKKELEQTIQRKDKEISSLTAKLEDEQSVVGKLQKQIKELQARIEELEEEVEAERQARAKAEKQRADLARELEELGERLEEAGGATSAQIELNKKREAELAKLRRDLEESNIQHEGTLANLRKKHNDAVSEMGEQIDQLNKLKAKAEKEKAAYFGELNDLRASVDHLANEKAAVEKVSKQLQQQLNDVQGKLDETNRTLNDFDAAKKKLSIENSDLLRQLEEAESQVSQLSKIKVSLTTQLEDTKRLADEEGRERATLLGKFRNLEHDLDNIREQVEEEAEAKADIQRQLSKSNAEAQLWRQKYESEGIARSEELEEAKRKLQARLAEAEETIESLNQKVVALEKTKQRLTTEVEDLQIEVDRANAIASAAEKKQKAFDKIIGEWKLKVDDLAAELDASQKECRNYSTELFRLKGAYEEGQEQLEAVRRENKNLADEVKDLLDQIGEGGRNIHEIEKARKRLEAEKDELQAALEEAEAALEQEENKVLRSQLELSQVRQEIDRRIQEKEEEFENTRKNHQRALDSMQASLEAEAKGKAEALRMKKKLEADINELEIALDHANKANAEAQKTIKRYQQQLKDTQTALEEEQRARDEAREQLGISERRANALQNELEESRTLLEQADRARRQAEQELGDAHEQLNDLSAQNSSLSAAKRKLETELQTLHSDLDELLNEAKNSEEKAKKAMVDAARLADELRAEQDHAQTQEKLRKALETQIKDLQVRLDEAEANALKGGKKLIQKLEQRVRELENELDSEQRRHADAQKNLRKSERRIKELSFQAEEDRKNHERMQDLVDKLQQKIKTYKRQIEEAEEIAALNLAKFRKAQQELEEAEERADLAEQAIAKFRAKGRGGSAARGGSPAPPRQRPQLDGLTFPPRFDLAPENEF from the exons ATGCCTAAACCAGTGGTCCAAGAGGGGGACGATCCAGATCCGACCCCGTACTTGTTCGTTTCTCTTGAACAGAAACGTATCGACCAGACCAAGCCCTACGATGCCAAGAAATCATGCTGGGTCCCGGACGAAAAGGAGGGTTTCGTACTTGGTGAGATCAAGGGGACGAAGGGCGATCTCGTCACCGTCGGACTCCCCGGCGGAGAG GAGAAGAACTTCAAGAAGGACCAAGTGACCCAAGTCAACCCGCCCAAATACGAGAAAGCTGAGGATATGTCCAATTTGACATACCTCAACGACGCTTCCGTATTGCATAATCTCAAGCAAAGATACTATAACCAACTTATCTAT ACTTACTCTGGTCTTTTCTGCGTCGCTATCAACCCCTACAAGCGCTTCCCCGTCTACACCAACCGCTGCGCCAAGTTGTACCGTGGCAAGAGGCGTAATGAAGTCCCACCCCATATCTTCGCCATTTCTGACGGTGCCTACGTTAACATGTTGACCA ACCACGAGAATCAATCTATGTTGATTAC TGGTGAGTCTGGTGCCGGAAAAACTGAGAACACGAAGAAGGTAATTGCCTACTTCGCCACTGTCGGCGCTTCATCTAAGAAAACTGAAGAACAATCCAAGAAGGGTAACTTGGAAGATCAGGTCGTACAAACTAACCCTGTACTTGAAGCCTTCGGTAACGCCAAGACCGTGCGTAATGACAACTCTTCACGTTTC GGTAAATTCATCCGTATCCACTTCGGTCCAACTGGTAAACTGGCCGGTGCTGATATTGAGACTT ATCTACTCGAGAAAGCTCGTGTCATCTCCCAACAGTCCCTGGAGAGATCCTACCACATCTTCTACCAGATCATGTCTGGTGCCGTCCCTGGACTTAAGG ATCAATGCTTGCTTTCTAACGACATTTACGAATACAACTTCGTATCCCAGGGTAAAGTTACAATTCCAAACGTCGACGATGCAGAGGAATTAGAATTAACCGat CAAGCCTTCGACGTTCTGGGTTTCACCCAAGAGGAGAAGGACAACATCTACAGAATCACTGCCTCTGTAATGCACATGGGTTGCATGAAGTTCAAACAAAGAGGTCGTGAAGAGCAGGCTGAATGTGACGGTACCGAG GAAGGTGAACGCGTCGCCAAACTGTTGGGTGTTGAAGCCCCCGCTTTGTACAACGCTCTTTGCAAGCCCAGGATCAAGGTCGGTGCCGAGTTCGTCACCCAGGGTCGTAATGTCAACCAGGTCTCCTATTCCGTGGGTGCCATGTCGAAGGCCATGTTCGACAGGGTTTTCAAATATCTCGTCAAGAAGTGTAACGAGACCCTTGACACCAAACAGAAGAGACAGCACTTCATCGGTGTACTGGATATCGCCGGTTTCGAAATCTTCGAC TTTAACGGCTTTGAGCAGCTTTGCATTAACTTTACTAACGAAAAGCTGCAACAGTTCTTTAACCATCACATGTTCGTCCTGGAGCAAGAGGAGTACACGCGGGAGGGCATCACTTGGGCTTTCATCGATTTCGGGATGGATTTGCTCGCTTGCATTGAGCTTATCGAAAAG CCTATGGGTATCTTGTCCATCCTTGAAGAAGAGTCTATGTTCCCCAAGGCCACTGACAAGACTTTTGAGGAGAAATTGAACACCAACCACTTGGGCAAATCTCCCAACTTCTTGAAGCCCAAACCACCAAAGCCTGGCCAACAAGCTGCTCACTTCGCCATCGGCCATTACGCCGGCAAC GTACCCTACAATATCACCGGTTGGTTGGAGAAGAACAAGGACCCCTTGAACGACACCGTGGTCGACTTGTTCAAGAAGGGCACCAACAAACTCTTGGTGGACATCTTCGCGGATCATCCTGGTCAATCTGGTGCTCCCGATGCTGGTGGCGGCAAGG GTCGTGGTAAGAAGGGAGGTGGTTTTGCTACTGTATCTTCAGCCTACAAG GAACAATTGAACAACTTGATGGCCACCTTGCGCTCTACCCAGCCGCATTTCGTCCGTTGCATCATTCCCAATGAATTGAAACAGCCCGGAGTCATCGACTCTCATCTTGTCATGCACCAGCTGACTTGCAACGGTGTACTTGAAGGAATTCGTATTTGCAGAAAAGGTTTCCCCAACAGGATGGTTTACCCCGACTTCAAACTTCG CTACATGATCTTAGCTCCTGCCACAATGGCAGCGGAGGCTGATCCCAAGGAAGCCGCCAGGAAATGTCTGGAAGAGGTCGGCTTAGATCCAGATTCTTACCGCATAGGACACACCAAG GTCTTCTTCCGCGCCGGTGTCCTGGGTCAAATGGAGGAGCTTCGCGACGAGCGTCTTGGCAAGATCGTCACCTGGATGCAATCTTGGGTACGCGGTTACCTCTCCAGGAAAGAGTTCAAGAAGTTGCAAGAACAGCGCTTGGCTCTCCAAGTGTGCCAGAGGAACTTGCGCAAGTACCTCAAGCTTCGCACCTGGCCCTGGTACAAGTTGTGGCAGAAAGTCAAGCCTCTCCTCAACGTCACCCGCATCGAGGATGAGATTGCG AAACTGGAGGAGAAAGCTGCCAAGGCCCAAGAAGCATACGAACGCGAGGCCAAAGCCAAGAAGGAATTGGAGGGACTCTACTCCAAACTCTTGGCAGAAAAGACTGATCTTCTCTCCTCTCTCGAAGGCGAAAAGGGATCCCTTTCCGAGGTCCAGGAGAGAGCCAACAAGCTCCAAGCCCAAAAGAGCGATCTTGAAAGTCAATTATCC GAAACTCAAGACCGTCTCAGCCAGGAGGAAGATGCACGCAACCAACTGACGCaacagaaaaagaaattggagCAAGAAATCTCCGGTTACAAGAAGGACATCGAAGATATTGAGCTCAACCTCCAGAAATCCGAGCAGGACAAAGCCACCAAGGACCACCAGATCAGAAACTTGAACGATGAGATCGCCCACCAAGATGAACTCATCAACAAGCTCAACAAGGAGAAGAAACTCTCCGGCGAGAGCAGCCAAAAGATCGCTGAGGAGCTCCAAGCCGCCGAAGACAAAGTCAATCACTTGAACAAAGTCAAGGCTAAGCTCGAGCAGACCCTCGACGAATTGGAGGACTCCCTCGAGCGCGAGAAGAAACTCCGCGGTGACGTGGAGAAGTCCAAGCGCAAGGTTGAAGGCGATCTCAAGCTGACCCAGGAAGCCGTGGCCGATCTCGAACGCAACAAGAAGGAACTCGAACAGACCATCCAACGCAAAGACAAGGAGATCTCATCTCTCACTGCCAAACTCGAAGACGAACAATCCGTTGTGGGCAAACTCCAGAAACAAATCAAGGAACTCCAGGCCAGGATCGAGGAACTCGAAGAGGAAGTCGAAGCCGAACGTCAAGCTCGCGCCAAGGCTGAGAAGCAACGCGCCGATTTGGCCAGGGAACTCGAGGAACTCGGCGAGCGTCTCGAGGAAGCCGGCGGTGCCACCTCCGCTCAAATCGAACTCAACAAGAAACGCGAAGCCGAACTTGCCAAACTCAGGAGGGACTTGGAAGAATCCAACATCCAACACGAAGGTACTCTCGCCAATCTCAGGAAGAAGCACAACGATGCCGTTTCCGAGATGGGTGAACAAATCGACCAACTCAACAAACTCAAGGCTAA GGCTGAAAAAGAAAAGGCTGCATACTTTGGGGAACTTAACGACCTCCGTGCCTCCGTCGACCATTTGGCTAACGAAAAG GCTGCCGTCGAAAAAGTATCTAAGCAACTCCAACAACAACTCAATGACGTCCAAGGCAAACTCGATGAAACCAACCGCACTCTCAACGACTTCGATGCCGCCAAGAAGAAGCTCTCCATCGAAAACTCTGACCTCCTCCGCCAACTCGAAGAAGCCGAATCTCAAGTCTCTCAACTCAGCAAGATCAAGGTCTCCCTCACCACCCAATTGGAAGACACCAAGAGGCTCGCCGACGAAGAAGGTCGCGAACGCGCCACTCTCCTCGGCAAATTCCGCAACTTGGAACACGACTTGGACAACATCCGCGAACAAGTTGAAGAGGAAGCCGAAGCTAAGGCCGACATCCAACGCCAACTCAGCAAGTCCAACGCTGAAGCTCAACTCTGGCGCCAGAAATACGAATCCGAAGGTATCGCCCGCTCTGAAGAACTCGAAGAGGCCAAGAGGAAACTCCAGGCCCGTCTCGCTGAAGCCGAAGAGACCATCGAGTCCCTCAACCAGAAGGTTGTAGCTTTGGAGAAGACCAAGCAGCGATTGACCACCGAAGTCGAAGATTTGCAAATCGAAGTCGACAGGGCTAACGCCATTGCCAGCGCTGCCGAGAAGAAACAGAAGGCCTTCGACAAGATCATCGGAGAATGGAAGCTCAAGGTTGACGATTTGGCCGCCGAGCTCGACGCCAGCCAGAAGGAATGCCGCAACTACTCCACCGAATTGTTCAGGCTCAAGGGAGCTTACGAAGAGGGACAGGAACAACTCGAAGCTGTCCGCCGCGAGAACAAGAACTTGGCCGACGAAGTCAAGGATCTCCTCGACCAAATCGGCGAAGGTGGCCGCAACATCCACGAGATCGAGAAGGCCAGGAAACGCTTGGAAGCCGAGAAAGACGAACTCCAAGCCGCCTTGGAGGAAGCCGAAGCCGCCCTCGAACAAGAAGAGAACAAAGTGTTGCGCAGCCAACTCGAGTTGTCTCAAGTCCGCCAAGAGATCgaccgccgcatccaagagaAAGAGGAGGAATTCGAAAACACCCGCAAGAATCATCAACGCGCTCTCGACTCCATGCAAGCCTCCCTCGAAGCCGAAGCCAAAGGCAAGGCTGAGGCTCTTCGCATGAAGAAGAAGTTGGAAGCCGACATCAACGAGCTCGAAATCGCCTTGGACCACGCCAACAAG GCCAACGCCGAGGCCCAGAAGACCATCAAGCGCTACCAACAACAGCTCAAGGACACCCAGACCGCCCTCGAGGAGGAACAACGTGCCCGCGACGAAGCCCGCGAACAACTCGGCATCTCTGAGCGCCGCGCCAACGCCCTCCAGAACGAACTCGAAGAGAGCCGCACTCTCTTGGAACAAGCCGACCGCGCTCGCCGCCAAGCCGAGCAAGAATTGGGTGACGCCCACGAGCAACTCAACGACCTGTCCGCCCAGAACTCGTCTCTCTCCGCTGCCAAGAGGAAACTCGAGACCGAGCTCCAGACCCTCCACTCTGACCTCGACGAACTCCTGAACGAGGCCAAGAACTCCGAAGAGAAGGCGAAGAAAGCCATGGTCGACGCCGCTCGTCTCGCCGACGAACTCCGCGCCGAACAAGACCACGCCCAGACCCAGGAGAAACTCCGCAAGGCTCTCGAGACCCAGATCAAGGATCTCCAAGTCCGTCTCGACGAGGCCGAAGCCAACGCCCTCAAGGGAGGCAAGAAGCTGATCCAGAAACTCGAACAGCGCGTCAGGGAGTTGGAGAACGAATTGGACAGCGAACAGAGGAGACACGCCGACGCCCAGAAGAACTTGAGGAAATCGGAGCGCCGCATCAAGGAGCTGAGCTTCCAAGCCGAGGAAGACCGCAAGAACCACGAACGCATGCAGGATCTCGTCGACAAGTTGCAACAAAAGATCAAGACCTACAAGAGGCAGATCGAGGAAGCCGAAGAAATCGCCGCCCTCAACTTGGCTAAATTCCGCAAGGCTCAACAGGAGTTGGAGGAAGCCGAGGAACGTGCCGACCTCGCTGAACAGGCCATCGCTAAATTCCGCGCGAAGGGACGTGGGGGATCCGCCGCCAGGGGAGGCAGCCCAGCG CCCCCGAGACAGCGCCCCCAATTAGACGGCCTTACCTTCCCACCAAGGTTCGACCTGGCTCCTGAAAACgaattctaa